One segment of Verrucomicrobiales bacterium DNA contains the following:
- a CDS encoding flagellar biosynthetic protein FliR, producing MTGAANELFTGLMVFFRCSAMLFLFPVLSSPQFPVRLRIALSAMVSLIVTPGALQPAPPDVQLFGLALLMLKEIGTGLLLGFVSRMTFHAMELCASIIGIEIGLNIVSTFSPMSDGRAEIFGTITYFLGAMLIFTLDLHHWMLGAFQRSFDVLPIHGAQLSMPLYYDVLRRTSGVFESGLIMAAPVLATSFLITLTFSVISRAVPTVNVFAESFSFKLLAGLLVFGFTLNLTAQHAANYLRRLPEDLLRVAKLLAPS from the coding sequence ATGACTGGCGCGGCGAATGAACTCTTTACCGGGCTGATGGTGTTTTTTCGCTGCTCCGCGATGCTGTTTCTTTTCCCGGTGCTGTCCTCGCCCCAGTTCCCTGTTCGCCTGCGCATCGCACTCTCAGCGATGGTCAGTCTGATCGTCACTCCCGGTGCCCTCCAACCGGCGCCTCCCGATGTCCAGCTGTTTGGACTCGCTCTGCTGATGCTCAAGGAAATCGGAACGGGGCTCCTCCTAGGATTCGTCTCTCGCATGACCTTTCATGCGATGGAACTCTGCGCGAGCATCATTGGCATCGAGATTGGCCTGAATATCGTTTCGACATTCTCGCCGATGTCCGACGGTCGGGCGGAGATTTTTGGCACGATCACCTACTTCCTCGGGGCGATGCTGATCTTCACCCTGGATCTTCATCACTGGATGCTGGGCGCCTTTCAACGCAGCTTCGATGTACTGCCCATCCACGGCGCACAGCTCTCCATGCCGCTCTACTACGACGTGCTCCGCCGCACATCCGGGGTATTCGAATCAGGGCTGATTATGGCGGCTCCCGTGCTGGCCACCTCCTTTCTGATCACCCTCACCTTTTCCGTCATCAGCCGGGCGGTGCCGACCGTCAACGTGTTCGCCGAAAGCTTCAGCTTCAAGTTGCTAGCCGGATTGCTGGTTTTCGGCTTCACCCTGAATCTCACCGCCCAGCACGCGGCCAACTACCTGCGGAGGCTGCCAGAGGACTTGTTGCGTGTGGCTAAATTGCTCGCCCCCTCCTAA
- a CDS encoding EscU/YscU/HrcU family type III secretion system export apparatus switch protein, which yields MADQEGEKIYEPTQRRVEEAQRRGQIPLSAEVQTAVVLLACLLGALFGGHELWRGMMFSMTGMLNHLHDFPLTQEGLQKDLFSAGLYFLSSIASLLLAIIGGGLLAGGLQSRFQTFSEVLRFDWERVNPMNGFSRMFSTQAAVPTLIAIVKLSVIGCLTYGQINKIIADPIFSTAVTTARIAEFLGETAFSIILRVSVALSFIASVDYGYQLWKHRQDMMMTRQEFEEEQKSSEGNPQVKAAQRKRRQKVSQRQMLLDVPKADLVVTNPTHLAVALRYDRKTMKAPMVIAKGSRLNALKIREIAKQHQVPIIENKPLARMLFRHAKVGGEIPAQFYAAVAELLAYVYRVNRYRYFAEQNRPQP from the coding sequence ATGGCCGACCAAGAGGGAGAGAAAATATATGAACCAACGCAGCGGCGCGTTGAGGAGGCTCAACGACGAGGCCAAATCCCGCTGAGTGCTGAGGTTCAAACCGCAGTGGTCCTGCTGGCATGTCTCTTGGGCGCGCTCTTCGGCGGCCATGAACTGTGGCGGGGGATGATGTTTTCGATGACGGGAATGCTCAATCACCTCCACGATTTCCCGCTCACCCAAGAAGGACTGCAAAAGGACTTATTCTCAGCGGGGCTTTATTTCCTAAGTTCGATCGCCTCGCTGCTTCTCGCCATCATCGGCGGAGGACTCCTGGCCGGAGGTTTGCAAAGTCGGTTTCAGACCTTTTCTGAAGTGCTTCGTTTCGATTGGGAACGAGTTAACCCCATGAACGGGTTTTCACGCATGTTCTCCACCCAGGCAGCCGTCCCCACCCTGATCGCCATCGTGAAGCTCAGTGTGATCGGATGCCTGACCTACGGGCAGATCAACAAAATCATCGCCGACCCAATCTTCTCCACCGCGGTCACAACGGCAAGAATTGCCGAGTTCCTTGGAGAAACTGCCTTCAGCATCATCCTCCGGGTAAGTGTTGCCCTGTCCTTCATCGCGTCAGTGGACTACGGCTACCAACTCTGGAAACACCGTCAGGACATGATGATGACACGGCAGGAGTTCGAAGAGGAGCAGAAGAGCAGTGAAGGTAACCCGCAAGTCAAAGCCGCCCAACGGAAACGTCGCCAAAAGGTGAGCCAACGCCAGATGCTCTTGGATGTGCCCAAGGCTGATTTGGTGGTCACCAACCCCACCCACTTGGCGGTCGCTCTGCGCTATGACCGCAAAACGATGAAGGCCCCTATGGTCATCGCGAAGGGGTCACGCCTCAACGCGTTGAAAATTCGAGAGATAGCTAAACAGCATCAGGTCCCGATCATCGAAAACAAGCCCTTGGCGCGGATGTTGTTTCGGCACGCGAAGGTGGGTGGCGAAATTCCTGCTCAATTCTACGCCGCCGTGGCGGAACTGCTCGCCTATGTCTACCGGGTGAACCGTTATCGCTATTTCGCCGAGCAGAACCGTCCGCAACCATAA
- the flhA gene encoding flagellar biosynthesis protein FlhA produces the protein MAATNSSIVRLLRQADLWFIVGLFGTLMLLVFPVPSIVLDLLLAVSIALSLLTVLVILYLREPSDFTAFPTLLLITTLFRLGLNVASTRLILLDGFAGHIIEAFGNFAVGGNFVVGLVVFIILVLINFVVITKGAGRIAEVAARFTLDALPGKQMAIDAELNAGLIDEGEARRRRRRVEQEADFYGAMDGASKFVRGDAIAAILITLVNLIGGFAVGVAQRDLPLAEALKQYTLLSIGDGLVSQVPALITSTAAAILVTRAAAKTDLGHELGTQLLFSPRALVILSTMLGLLSLVPGLPTFPFLVLAVITGSLSYAMQRWGPLLQAIPAAAGQDDPKSPASKSAGAPGTAEPGAAGSPVPKPGGSGEKLETLLQLDSFQIELGYALVSLADVRKRGDLLERVTGVRRTFAQEMGVIIPPIRLRDNLQLASNEYRFILKGMIIAKGELMPGYLLAMNATQSKVSLKGVPTVEPVFQLPATWITEGERKTAELAGYSIVDAASVLVTHLSEALKRHCHEILSRQDVQVLLDNLKQTHATVVNELIPAQMNVGQVQRILQNLLAEGISIRNLAGILEKVSDYASVTKNPDELSEQARRVLGAQITRPYQIEPNRMRAITLDPRLEQQIAQFVRHTPNEITLALEPRLAKHIVESLSRQLQQLLAAGYPPVVLCAPSIRLAFRRFFEATFSDLAVVSYAEVPSKVDVLNTAVVPALAETAQAA, from the coding sequence ATGGCCGCCACTAACTCAAGCATCGTTCGTCTTCTCCGCCAGGCCGACCTCTGGTTCATTGTCGGACTGTTCGGCACCCTGATGCTCCTGGTGTTCCCGGTGCCATCCATAGTGTTAGACCTGCTGTTGGCGGTAAGCATCGCGCTATCCCTCTTGACCGTCTTGGTCATTCTCTACTTGCGAGAGCCCTCGGATTTTACGGCATTCCCGACGCTGCTGCTGATTACCACCCTGTTCCGCCTGGGCTTAAACGTCGCGTCAACGCGTCTGATTCTCCTCGATGGCTTCGCCGGACACATCATCGAAGCTTTCGGCAATTTTGCCGTGGGTGGCAACTTCGTGGTGGGATTGGTGGTGTTTATCATCCTGGTCCTGATCAATTTCGTCGTCATCACCAAGGGCGCCGGCCGTATCGCTGAAGTGGCAGCACGCTTCACGTTGGATGCGTTGCCCGGCAAACAAATGGCTATCGACGCCGAACTGAACGCCGGTTTGATCGATGAAGGCGAAGCGCGCCGACGCCGACGTCGGGTCGAACAAGAAGCTGACTTCTATGGGGCAATGGACGGTGCCAGCAAGTTCGTTCGCGGCGATGCCATCGCGGCGATCCTGATCACGCTGGTGAATTTGATCGGCGGTTTTGCCGTGGGCGTCGCCCAACGCGACCTGCCGCTGGCGGAGGCGCTGAAGCAATACACCCTCTTGTCGATTGGCGACGGTCTGGTGTCACAGGTGCCGGCGCTGATTACTTCGACCGCCGCCGCCATCCTGGTCACCCGAGCGGCTGCCAAGACGGATCTCGGCCACGAGCTAGGAACTCAACTCCTCTTCTCACCTCGAGCATTGGTGATTCTCAGCACCATGCTAGGCCTGCTGTCGCTGGTGCCCGGCCTGCCGACGTTCCCGTTCCTAGTCCTAGCCGTCATCACCGGATCCCTTAGCTACGCCATGCAGCGCTGGGGCCCGCTGCTGCAAGCGATCCCTGCGGCCGCCGGTCAGGACGACCCCAAGTCGCCCGCCAGCAAATCTGCCGGGGCACCAGGCACAGCGGAACCTGGCGCGGCCGGCTCCCCGGTTCCCAAGCCGGGCGGCAGTGGAGAAAAGTTGGAAACGCTGCTGCAACTCGATTCATTCCAAATTGAGCTGGGATACGCGCTCGTCAGTTTGGCCGATGTCCGCAAGCGGGGGGATTTGCTCGAGCGCGTCACGGGTGTCAGACGCACCTTCGCCCAAGAGATGGGTGTGATCATCCCGCCCATCCGCCTGCGGGACAATCTGCAACTGGCGTCGAACGAATACCGATTCATCCTGAAGGGAATGATCATCGCCAAAGGAGAGCTGATGCCCGGCTACCTCCTGGCCATGAATGCCACCCAAAGCAAGGTCTCGCTCAAGGGAGTTCCCACCGTGGAACCGGTGTTTCAGCTGCCCGCCACCTGGATCACGGAAGGTGAACGAAAAACGGCCGAACTTGCTGGATATTCCATCGTCGATGCGGCCTCGGTGCTGGTGACGCATCTCTCCGAGGCGCTCAAACGCCATTGCCACGAGATTCTCAGTCGCCAGGATGTGCAGGTCCTCCTCGACAACCTCAAACAGACCCATGCCACGGTTGTCAACGAGTTGATCCCGGCCCAGATGAATGTAGGCCAGGTTCAGCGGATCCTGCAAAACCTCCTGGCCGAAGGCATCTCCATCCGCAACCTGGCCGGCATCCTCGAAAAGGTCAGCGACTACGCCTCCGTGACCAAGAACCCTGACGAACTGTCCGAGCAGGCTCGTCGAGTGCTGGGTGCCCAGATCACTCGCCCCTACCAAATAGAGCCCAATCGGATGCGCGCCATCACCCTGGACCCGCGTTTGGAACAACAAATCGCTCAGTTCGTCCGACATACCCCCAATGAGATCACTCTGGCGCTCGAGCCAAGACTGGCCAAGCACATCGTCGAATCGCTGTCCCGACAGCTTCAGCAATTGCTCGCGGCCGGATACCCTCCCGTCGTTCTCTGCGCGCCAAGCATTCGTCTCGCTTTCCGTCGCTTCTTTGAAGCGACCTTCTCCGACCTGGCAGTGGTCTCCTACGCGGAAGTCCCCTCCAAGGTTGACGTGCTGAACACCGCCGTGGTGCCGGCTCTCGCCGAAACTGCTCAAGCCGCCTAA
- a CDS encoding FliA/WhiG family RNA polymerase sigma factor, translating to MKSPSTQPQEPVALTEPRAIQASLWQRYRKPGADRSVENELIQQYLPLVKTVVGRLAMTLPPHVDIEDLYSAGMVGLLNAVRQFDPKMGTVFEGYARLRIRGSVLDELRRMDWVPRSVHVKAREVEGVMRQLEQKNGRLPTDAEMAEGLKINLQEYYQLLEEIRPATFVSLDAATHYDVDDGTGQNETIADPRQEEPGEDVSRRELARLIAKRLETLPDMQRKVLALYYFEDLRLREIAEVFGLTESRICQIHAKAILSIRSAINKLDQRKLEQMAA from the coding sequence ATGAAATCTCCATCCACCCAACCTCAAGAACCTGTGGCCCTGACCGAACCCCGCGCGATCCAAGCCAGCCTCTGGCAGCGGTATCGCAAACCCGGCGCCGATCGCTCGGTTGAAAATGAATTGATCCAGCAGTACTTGCCCCTGGTCAAGACCGTGGTTGGCCGGCTGGCCATGACGCTCCCGCCCCACGTGGACATCGAGGATCTCTATAGCGCCGGAATGGTCGGATTGCTAAATGCGGTCCGCCAGTTCGATCCCAAAATGGGCACCGTTTTCGAAGGCTATGCCCGCTTGCGCATCCGCGGTTCCGTGCTCGATGAATTGCGCCGCATGGATTGGGTTCCCCGCTCCGTGCACGTCAAGGCTCGCGAGGTGGAGGGGGTCATGCGTCAGCTCGAGCAAAAAAACGGACGACTGCCCACCGACGCGGAGATGGCCGAGGGACTCAAGATCAATCTCCAAGAATACTATCAACTGCTGGAGGAAATTCGCCCCGCAACGTTCGTCAGCCTGGATGCGGCCACCCACTACGATGTGGACGACGGAACGGGACAGAACGAGACCATCGCGGATCCCCGCCAGGAGGAGCCGGGCGAGGATGTCTCGCGTCGGGAGCTCGCGCGGCTCATCGCCAAGCGCCTGGAAACGCTCCCGGATATGCAACGGAAAGTACTCGCCCTCTACTACTTTGAAGATCTGCGCCTGCGCGAAATCGCCGAAGTCTTCGGGCTCACCGAGTCGCGGATCTGCCAGATCCACGCCAAGGCCATCCTCTCGATCCGCTCAGCCATCAACAAGCTCGACCAACGCAAGCTGGAGCAGATGGCGGCCTGA
- the motA gene encoding flagellar motor stator protein MotA → MFVIIGSIIVIGSVIGGFLMAGGSPGSLWQTSEVVVICGAAFGAMVIMAPKDVLISMFKMALGCLKGSPYGKAAYEDLLKLLYELFMLGRRNGMIALEEHVMKPESSSILSKYPSFVKNHHAVEFLVGGLKPIIDGKIKPDQLKSLLDAEIDKAGHEDHIPIAVLTKTADAMPGFGIVAAVLGIIITMASIGGPPEAIGHHVAAALVGTFLGILVSYGFLNPLATNMEIMAEEHHAYTKCIALSVVSFANGMAPIMAVEVARRGLGHSVKPTADELEAMMKNLNTAPKG, encoded by the coding sequence ATGTTTGTCATCATCGGCAGTATCATCGTGATTGGCTCGGTCATCGGGGGGTTCCTGATGGCCGGCGGCAGTCCCGGATCCCTGTGGCAGACTTCCGAAGTCGTGGTGATCTGCGGTGCCGCCTTCGGCGCCATGGTCATCATGGCCCCCAAGGATGTGCTGATCTCCATGTTCAAGATGGCGCTCGGATGCCTCAAGGGATCCCCTTACGGAAAGGCAGCTTACGAAGACCTGCTGAAGCTGCTCTATGAGCTATTCATGCTCGGCCGACGGAACGGCATGATCGCCCTGGAAGAACATGTGATGAAGCCGGAGTCCTCCAGCATCCTGAGCAAGTACCCCTCGTTCGTTAAGAATCATCATGCCGTCGAGTTCTTGGTCGGCGGCCTCAAACCCATCATCGACGGGAAGATCAAGCCGGATCAGCTGAAGTCCCTGCTCGACGCCGAAATCGACAAGGCTGGCCACGAGGATCACATTCCTATCGCTGTCTTGACCAAAACAGCGGACGCGATGCCCGGATTCGGGATCGTCGCGGCCGTGTTGGGCATTATCATCACGATGGCCTCGATCGGCGGCCCGCCCGAAGCGATCGGACATCACGTCGCCGCCGCGCTGGTCGGGACGTTCTTGGGGATTCTTGTATCCTACGGCTTCCTCAATCCGCTGGCGACGAATATGGAGATTATGGCCGAGGAGCACCATGCTTACACCAAGTGCATCGCCCTCTCCGTCGTCAGCTTCGCCAACGGCATGGCTCCCATCATGGCGGTGGAAGTGGCCCGCCGCGGTTTGGGTCATTCGGTAAAGCCGACGGCCGACGAACTGGAAGCGATGATGAAGAACTTGAACACGGCTCCCAAAGGTTGA
- a CDS encoding flagellar motor protein MotB — protein sequence MAGAGGSWKVAYADFVTAMMALFLVLWLVSQDQKIKESVERAFRNPFASLTKESVGIIPSKETQAVRSESGNFDSASAVELTMLRRLMQDLSKQLQDQDSNPEEEVVKLEMSPEGLRISVFDRGTKPVFKGDSDSFTDYGKWIFSTLAWDISRYTSFNIELEGHTEKKGSSTENNADPWRLSADRANASREVLTQHGVKNTQIRKVAGFADTEPLAGITPQDETNRRVTVMLKIRGS from the coding sequence ATGGCTGGCGCTGGTGGATCATGGAAAGTAGCTTACGCAGACTTCGTCACTGCGATGATGGCGCTATTCCTGGTGCTCTGGCTGGTCTCGCAGGACCAAAAGATCAAGGAATCCGTGGAGCGCGCCTTCCGAAATCCCTTCGCCTCCCTCACCAAGGAATCGGTCGGCATCATTCCCAGCAAGGAAACCCAGGCGGTTCGTTCCGAAAGTGGGAACTTCGATTCGGCGTCGGCCGTGGAGCTCACCATGCTCCGCCGCCTGATGCAGGACTTGTCCAAACAGCTCCAAGACCAAGATTCCAATCCTGAGGAAGAAGTGGTCAAGCTCGAGATGTCCCCTGAAGGATTGCGCATTAGTGTGTTTGACCGCGGCACCAAGCCGGTCTTCAAGGGCGACAGCGACAGTTTCACGGATTACGGCAAATGGATTTTTAGCACCCTGGCGTGGGATATCTCGCGCTACACCAGCTTCAACATCGAACTCGAGGGGCATACGGAAAAGAAGGGTTCTTCGACTGAGAACAACGCCGACCCTTGGCGCCTGTCGGCGGATCGTGCCAACGCCAGCCGGGAGGTTCTGACCCAGCATGGCGTCAAGAACACTCAGATTCGCAAAGTCGCGGGTTTTGCCGATACCGAACCGTTGGCTGGTATCACTCCTCAGGATGAGACCAATCGCCGGGTAACCGTCATGCTCAAAATTCGCGGCTCATGA
- a CDS encoding phage holin family protein, giving the protein MSESDSTAPGIIASLRRVLDSSLEIASDRIELFGVELREEQYRLVEAILLAATLVAVGMLTMTLLTLLVVIYFWETARIPAVVILMVIYIGAGVMIWRRLSYRLKSATPFSGTLSELKKDRECLGIKD; this is encoded by the coding sequence ATGAGCGAGTCCGACTCAACAGCGCCAGGAATCATTGCCTCCCTGAGGCGGGTTCTCGACAGCTCCCTCGAAATCGCCAGCGACCGGATCGAGTTGTTTGGAGTGGAGCTGCGTGAGGAGCAGTATCGCTTGGTAGAAGCGATACTGTTGGCGGCAACGCTGGTGGCGGTAGGCATGCTCACGATGACGCTGCTGACCTTGTTGGTGGTGATTTACTTTTGGGAGACTGCCCGCATTCCTGCGGTGGTCATTCTGATGGTAATCTACATCGGCGCAGGGGTGATGATCTGGCGGCGGCTCAGTTACCGACTCAAATCAGCGACTCCGTTCTCCGGAACCCTCAGCGAATTGAAAAAGGATCGCGAATGTTTGGGAATCAAGGACTAG
- a CDS encoding DUF883 family protein: protein MNDNITDMNTDRVIADLKRIVRDSEALLRDSADVLDDKGREVRERLTEAIDAAKVTCRRLEERALEGVRATDRVIREHPYQSIGIAAAVGILIGVLVARK from the coding sequence ATGAACGATAATATTACGGATATGAACACGGATCGTGTGATCGCAGACCTCAAGCGGATCGTCCGCGACTCTGAAGCTTTGCTGCGTGACTCAGCCGATGTGCTGGACGACAAGGGTCGCGAGGTTCGGGAACGACTGACGGAGGCGATCGACGCCGCCAAGGTGACGTGCCGACGATTGGAGGAGCGTGCCCTGGAAGGGGTGCGGGCGACCGACCGAGTGATCCGGGAGCACCCGTATCAATCGATCGGGATTGCGGCCGCTGTGGGGATTTTGATCGGCGTGCTCGTGGCGCGAAAGTGA
- a CDS encoding formate/nitrite transporter family protein, whose translation MAELFGSDCYSPREIAERVENVGVAKAHLPWLSMTALGVLAGGFIGLGALGFTLVVSDPALSFAAQRLLGGLMFSLGLILVVLAGAELFTGNNLLVMSWVSRRISTAHLLRNLGIVYAANLAGAAGLAWLVQLSNHANLNHGAVGKTAVLIAATKTAMPFAEAFFKGMLCNLLVCLAVWIAMAGRNVTDKILAIVLPVTAFVAAGFEHCIANMYFIPLGILLRDPSSSGPGMETLNLNGFLQNLIPVTLGNVVGGAGMVGLVFWVIYHKGKKADN comes from the coding sequence ATGGCTGAACTTTTTGGATCCGACTGCTACTCGCCCCGTGAGATTGCCGAACGTGTGGAAAACGTCGGAGTCGCCAAGGCGCACCTGCCCTGGCTATCGATGACGGCCCTCGGGGTTCTCGCTGGGGGTTTTATCGGGCTCGGGGCGCTCGGCTTCACCCTGGTGGTGAGTGACCCGGCTTTGAGCTTTGCCGCCCAGCGACTTCTGGGTGGCTTGATGTTCTCGCTGGGACTCATCCTCGTGGTGCTGGCCGGAGCGGAGCTTTTTACCGGGAATAACCTTCTCGTGATGTCCTGGGTCTCCCGACGCATCTCTACCGCTCATCTCCTACGGAACCTGGGGATCGTTTACGCGGCTAACCTGGCCGGAGCAGCAGGCCTAGCCTGGTTGGTCCAGCTTTCGAATCATGCCAACCTGAACCACGGAGCGGTAGGCAAGACCGCAGTGCTCATCGCGGCTACGAAAACTGCCATGCCCTTCGCCGAAGCCTTTTTCAAAGGAATGCTGTGTAATCTGCTGGTCTGCCTGGCCGTTTGGATCGCTATGGCCGGGCGGAATGTTACCGACAAGATCCTGGCCATCGTGCTCCCCGTCACGGCCTTCGTCGCCGCCGGGTTTGAGCATTGCATCGCCAACATGTACTTCATTCCCCTCGGAATCCTCCTCCGCGACCCGTCCTCTTCCGGCCCAGGCATGGAAACTCTGAACCTAAACGGATTCCTTCAGAACCTCATCCCCGTGACCCTCGGCAACGTGGTCGGAGGGGCAGGCATGGTTGGTTTGGTATTCTGGGTAATTTACCATAAGGGCAAAAAAGCGGATAATTGA